A region from the Devosia lucknowensis genome encodes:
- a CDS encoding carbohydrate ABC transporter permease, whose protein sequence is MIDRYKWYEVAALYAGLAVFLFFVLAPFIEGFLVSLKPLSQLFSTPYSFIPKNGSFDAYFTMWSSVPALGMHIFNSFFISTVVTLIVVAIVVPAAYAFARFNFAGAGLLLAAFLAVNMFSGAVLLIPLFRLMRTLGLLNSYWAMIVPGAAFLIPSSVWLLRTYMMRIPRELDEAAWVDGASRLYTLRRVILPLAMPGIVVVAIMTFIGAYAQQFIFALTFNSKTEFMPLPVGLFAFFGKQEVIWNELMAASFVGILPVMIVIVFLQRYLVAGLTAGAVKQ, encoded by the coding sequence ATGATCGATCGCTATAAGTGGTACGAGGTCGCGGCCCTCTATGCCGGCCTCGCGGTCTTCCTGTTCTTCGTGCTGGCGCCCTTCATCGAGGGCTTCCTGGTCTCGCTCAAGCCGCTCTCGCAGCTCTTCTCCACGCCCTACAGCTTCATCCCGAAAAATGGGTCGTTCGACGCCTATTTCACCATGTGGAGCTCGGTGCCCGCGCTGGGCATGCATATCTTCAACTCGTTCTTCATCTCCACGGTGGTGACGCTGATCGTCGTGGCCATCGTGGTGCCCGCGGCCTACGCTTTCGCCCGCTTCAATTTTGCCGGCGCCGGCCTGTTGCTCGCCGCCTTCCTCGCCGTCAACATGTTCTCCGGCGCGGTGCTGCTGATCCCGCTGTTCCGCCTCATGCGCACCCTGGGCTTGCTCAATTCGTACTGGGCCATGATCGTGCCCGGCGCCGCTTTCCTTATCCCGTCCTCGGTCTGGCTGTTGCGCACCTACATGATGCGCATTCCGCGTGAGCTGGATGAAGCCGCCTGGGTCGATGGCGCCAGCCGTCTCTACACACTGCGCCGGGTCATCCTGCCGCTGGCGATGCCGGGCATTGTCGTGGTCGCGATCATGACCTTCATCGGCGCTTATGCGCAGCAGTTCATCTTCGCGCTGACCTTCAATTCAAAGACTGAATTCATGCCGCTGCCGGTCGGGCTCTTCGCCTTTTTCGGCAAGCAGGAAGTGATCTGGAACGAGCTGATGGCGGCGTCCTTCGTGGGCATTCTGCCGGTCATGATCGTGATCGTGTTCCTGCAACGCTATCTGGTGGCCGGACTGACGGCCGGGGCGGTCAAGCAATAG
- a CDS encoding beta-N-acetylhexosaminidase — translation MPFSLVTTWSPATDSEPLGYGIELTNNGDVPLRNFRVGFSGPARIDPHATLENGKLLERLSNHTLIAPPDGFVLQPGETWTATARGLSYGLRHWSDGANAAYVVLEDGTVVSVPTAPTRGKGHNAPLLKGAARFPVPAKAPVAHSIIPWPRHVATTGARVSPVGLDLRPEGDLAVRAADAFSDLTAELFPVEALVRPASEGGMAVYVNEKPGLGEEAYEIAFAENSAGISASTYAGLFYGLVTLGHMLRGARQYPGTFTWPTGGVINDEPGFGFRGSHLDVARQFYTTAEVSRLIRIMAWNKMNRFHWHLTEDEAWRLEIDAYPALTEVAAWRGHGKALPPLLGSGPQPTGGYYSKAAVREIVALADDLAMAVIPEIDMPGHFYAALQAVPELRDPAETGEYQSVQGFPNNSLNPAHEPVYTFIEKVIDETLELFPAGIFHLGADEVPLAAWSGSPLALDMLERLAGPAMRQKHEAQYNQLGNHHGADEIEGSPTAILQAEFIRRVHRYIAEKGAITGGWEEAAHGDAVARDKAYVIGWRNVEINAALAERGFDIVVSPGQRYYLDMANGVSWAEPGAGWAGWSGPQETYEFEARAGFSEAGLKHLLGIQSCIWSESMTDRAIFDRLVFPRLSAVAESGWTLPERKSWERFKSLVGLMPIMYGHWAAE, via the coding sequence ATGCCATTTTCCCTCGTCACCACCTGGTCCCCCGCCACCGACAGCGAGCCGCTTGGCTATGGCATCGAGCTGACAAACAACGGTGACGTTCCGCTGCGCAATTTTCGCGTCGGTTTCTCCGGGCCTGCACGCATCGATCCGCACGCGACCCTGGAAAATGGTAAGCTGCTCGAGCGTCTCTCCAATCACACGCTGATCGCTCCGCCGGATGGATTCGTGCTGCAGCCGGGCGAAACCTGGACCGCAACGGCGCGGGGCCTGTCCTATGGTCTGCGCCACTGGAGCGACGGCGCCAACGCAGCCTATGTCGTCCTCGAAGACGGAACCGTGGTCTCCGTGCCAACCGCGCCCACCCGGGGCAAGGGACACAACGCGCCGCTGCTCAAGGGGGCGGCTCGCTTCCCAGTCCCCGCGAAGGCGCCGGTAGCACATTCGATCATTCCCTGGCCCCGGCATGTCGCAACGACGGGCGCGCGCGTTTCTCCGGTGGGGCTGGATCTCAGGCCCGAAGGCGACCTCGCCGTCCGCGCCGCCGACGCCTTTTCGGATCTGACCGCGGAACTGTTCCCGGTGGAAGCCTTGGTGCGACCGGCGTCCGAGGGCGGCATGGCGGTTTACGTCAATGAGAAGCCGGGTCTTGGCGAGGAGGCCTACGAGATCGCCTTTGCCGAAAACAGCGCCGGCATTTCCGCCAGCACCTATGCCGGTCTCTTCTACGGCCTTGTTACCCTCGGCCACATGCTGCGCGGGGCGCGGCAATATCCGGGCACCTTCACCTGGCCGACTGGCGGCGTCATCAACGACGAACCGGGTTTCGGTTTCCGTGGCAGCCATCTGGATGTGGCGCGCCAGTTCTACACCACGGCCGAGGTCAGCCGGCTGATCCGCATCATGGCCTGGAACAAGATGAACCGGTTCCACTGGCACCTGACCGAGGACGAGGCCTGGCGCCTCGAAATCGACGCCTATCCCGCACTCACGGAAGTCGCTGCGTGGCGCGGGCACGGCAAGGCCTTGCCGCCGCTCCTGGGCTCGGGGCCGCAACCCACCGGCGGCTACTACAGCAAGGCCGCTGTGCGCGAGATCGTGGCGCTCGCGGACGATCTGGCGATGGCGGTCATTCCCGAGATCGACATGCCGGGGCACTTCTACGCTGCGCTGCAGGCCGTGCCCGAATTGCGCGATCCCGCCGAAACCGGCGAATACCAGTCGGTGCAGGGGTTTCCCAACAACAGCCTCAACCCCGCGCACGAACCGGTCTACACCTTCATCGAGAAGGTGATCGACGAGACGCTGGAGCTTTTCCCCGCCGGCATCTTCCATCTCGGTGCCGACGAAGTGCCGCTCGCGGCCTGGTCCGGCTCGCCGCTGGCGCTCGACATGCTGGAAAGGCTGGCGGGCCCGGCGATGCGCCAGAAGCATGAGGCGCAATACAACCAGCTCGGCAATCACCACGGCGCCGACGAGATCGAGGGCTCGCCCACCGCGATCCTCCAGGCGGAGTTCATCAGGCGGGTCCATCGCTACATCGCCGAAAAGGGCGCCATCACCGGCGGCTGGGAAGAGGCCGCGCATGGCGATGCGGTGGCGAGGGACAAGGCCTATGTGATCGGCTGGCGCAATGTCGAGATCAACGCGGCATTGGCCGAGCGCGGCTTCGACATCGTCGTGTCGCCCGGGCAGCGTTACTACCTCGACATGGCCAATGGCGTTTCCTGGGCGGAGCCCGGCGCCGGATGGGCCGGCTGGTCCGGGCCGCAGGAAACCTACGAGTTCGAAGCGCGCGCCGGTTTTTCGGAGGCCGGGTTGAAGCACCTGCTGGGCATTCAGTCCTGCATCTGGAGCGAGTCCATGACCGACCGCGCCATCTTCGATCGCCTGGTGTTTCCGCGGCTTTCAGCTGTGGCCGAATCCGGATGGACGCTGCCGGAGCGCAAGAGCTGGGAGCGGTTCAAGTCGCTCGTGGGCCTGATGCCGATCATGTACGGCCATTGGGCCGCCGAGTAG
- a CDS encoding MFS transporter has translation MPVITPQTLVKLVFFLQPVAFGSWLPRIPEVQASMGLGPAALALALLGMPCGTLLTLPFAGPLVGRIGARTAIFVGFIFYSIATSPPVLAPDPILLFVALALAGSAISFVELGLNVQADLVEKASGKLIMNTSHGCWSLGIMVGSLVGSGFAALGLAPHLAVPLLAAIVLPIALLAANALPVLHDAAPAGETQRSAWALPSPALIGICLFVFGITMTEGAMADWSAIFLRDALSAEGGFVGLGYSVFAFMVAAGRFGGDTLKRRFGGVGTARICGALAVLGGALLYFAPSVPLALLGFGIIGVGVSVGFPLAVTAAAGIGDRAASANVAVLSFVALTGFLIGPPLIGFVAEHWGIRVGVACIIPMLIVSLLLTGRLKPRRVRTAHNPQADIAGVL, from the coding sequence ATGCCTGTCATCACCCCACAGACCCTGGTCAAGCTGGTCTTTTTCCTCCAGCCCGTCGCGTTCGGCTCCTGGTTGCCGCGCATCCCCGAGGTGCAGGCGTCCATGGGACTGGGACCTGCTGCGCTGGCGCTGGCACTTCTGGGCATGCCATGCGGTACGCTTCTGACCCTGCCTTTCGCGGGGCCGCTGGTGGGCAGGATCGGGGCGCGAACCGCGATCTTCGTCGGTTTCATCTTTTATTCGATCGCAACGAGCCCGCCGGTGCTGGCACCCGATCCGATCCTCCTGTTCGTCGCCCTCGCGCTGGCGGGTTCGGCCATTTCCTTTGTCGAGCTGGGCCTCAACGTCCAGGCCGATCTGGTCGAAAAAGCCAGCGGCAAGCTGATCATGAACACCTCCCACGGCTGCTGGTCTCTGGGCATCATGGTGGGCAGCCTCGTCGGCTCGGGCTTTGCGGCCCTCGGCCTCGCCCCGCATCTTGCCGTGCCGCTGCTGGCCGCCATCGTGCTGCCGATCGCTCTGCTTGCCGCCAATGCCCTGCCCGTCCTTCATGACGCCGCGCCCGCGGGAGAGACCCAGCGCTCGGCCTGGGCCCTGCCCAGCCCGGCATTGATCGGCATCTGCCTCTTTGTCTTCGGCATCACCATGACCGAAGGCGCCATGGCGGACTGGTCGGCCATCTTTCTGCGCGACGCGCTTTCGGCCGAAGGCGGTTTCGTGGGCCTGGGCTATTCCGTTTTCGCCTTCATGGTGGCCGCGGGTCGATTTGGCGGCGATACGCTGAAGCGTCGCTTCGGTGGCGTCGGCACCGCCCGGATCTGCGGCGCGCTTGCAGTGCTCGGAGGAGCCCTTCTCTACTTCGCTCCCAGCGTGCCGCTGGCGCTGCTCGGTTTCGGCATTATCGGGGTCGGCGTTTCTGTTGGTTTTCCGCTCGCCGTCACCGCCGCCGCCGGCATCGGCGATCGCGCTGCGTCGGCCAATGTGGCAGTCCTCTCGTTCGTGGCGCTGACGGGTTTCCTGATCGGTCCGCCACTGATCGGCTTCGTCGCCGAGCATTGGGGTATCCGCGTCGGGGTCGCGTGCATCATCCCAATGCTGATCGTCAGCCTGTTGCTGACCGGTCGCCTCAAGCCGCGCCGCGTGCGAACTGCCCATAATCCGCAAGCCGACATAGCCGGAGTGCTCTGA
- a CDS encoding ABC transporter ATP-binding protein, which produces MSQLSLKRLEKSFNEARIIKGIDLDVSEGEFVVFVGPSGCGKSTLLRMIAGLEDVSAGEIEIGGKIVNDLPPVQRGIAMVFQSYALYPHMSVYENIAFPLRVEKLPQAEVDKRVQAAARVLQLESRLQHRPGQLSGGQRQRVAIGRAIVRQPKIFLFDEPLSNLDAALRSEMRIELMELHKRLGSTMIYVTHDQIEAMTMADKIVVLNAGEISQVGSPLQLYHRPDNLFVAGFIGSPKMNFISGKVRAANGSSVTVDLGALGAIELPRSSTAVAGQDVTLGIRPEHLSLGGGQFTIETTPGIVEHLGIHTITYSTLPGGENFIGLFEGNPDLEDGKAIRVGFDIAQAHLFDAKGLAVY; this is translated from the coding sequence ATGTCGCAGCTGAGCCTCAAGCGCCTCGAAAAGAGCTTCAACGAAGCCCGCATCATCAAGGGCATCGATCTCGACGTGTCAGAGGGCGAGTTCGTCGTGTTCGTCGGCCCGTCGGGTTGTGGCAAGTCCACCCTGTTGCGCATGATCGCCGGGCTGGAGGATGTCAGTGCCGGTGAAATCGAAATCGGCGGCAAGATCGTCAACGATCTGCCCCCGGTCCAGCGCGGCATCGCCATGGTGTTCCAGTCTTACGCGCTCTATCCGCATATGAGCGTCTACGAGAACATCGCCTTCCCATTGCGCGTCGAAAAACTGCCGCAGGCCGAGGTCGACAAGCGCGTGCAGGCCGCGGCCAGGGTGCTGCAGCTGGAAAGCCGCCTCCAGCACCGCCCCGGCCAGTTGTCCGGCGGCCAGCGCCAGCGCGTCGCCATCGGCCGTGCCATCGTGCGCCAGCCCAAGATTTTCCTGTTCGACGAGCCCCTGTCCAACCTCGACGCAGCGCTCCGGTCCGAGATGCGCATCGAACTGATGGAGCTTCACAAGCGGCTCGGATCGACCATGATCTACGTGACCCACGACCAGATCGAGGCCATGACCATGGCCGACAAGATCGTCGTGCTCAATGCCGGCGAAATCAGCCAGGTCGGCTCGCCGCTGCAACTCTACCACCGGCCGGACAATCTGTTTGTCGCCGGCTTCATCGGCTCACCCAAGATGAACTTCATTTCCGGCAAAGTGCGTGCCGCCAACGGCTCTTCGGTCACGGTGGATCTCGGCGCGCTGGGAGCGATCGAATTGCCGCGCAGCAGCACGGCCGTTGCCGGCCAGGACGTGACGCTGGGCATCCGCCCAGAGCACCTCTCGCTTGGCGGTGGTCAGTTCACCATTGAAACCACGCCCGGCATCGTCGAGCATCTGGGCATCCACACCATCACCTATTCGACCCTGCCCGGTGGCGAGAACTTCATCGGCCTCTTTGAGGGCAACCCCGACCTCGAAGATGGCAAGGCCATCCGTGTCGGCTTCGACATCGCCCAGGCACATCTGTTCGACGCCAAGGGTTTGGCGGTGTACTAG
- a CDS encoding Gfo/Idh/MocA family protein, protein MRVGIIGLGYRLGYLARIFTVARDDFEIVGYVDPAPAGLDYATEHGVSVGRPYDSLEQMIDDGRLDLLMVGSPNHLHLDHIRIGLERGMKIFAEKPVVTTIDDTMALAELIARYGSDNVMVGLVLRYAPLYVDLRKAQAEGKLGDIAAIEASETIPPYHGAFFMRDWRRYEKYSGSFMLEKCCHDLDLYNGVMGCRPRYVSSFGGRRSFVPQNAPQGAGANDLEVYHRKPSGWMGSEKVFDSDGDIIDFQTAMVQYENGAALTFHTNLNVPHDFRRFAVIGARGMAEGDFIRNYFQVTDSRTSERLEDKTYQMSDLSQHYGADEQMAEDILKHLVEGVPLPVSVVDALEAGLLALSMDEAMRTRSVVDMTPIWQRFDAALGRRG, encoded by the coding sequence ATGCGGGTAGGCATTATCGGCCTCGGCTATCGACTTGGTTATCTGGCGCGCATCTTCACGGTGGCGCGGGATGACTTCGAGATCGTTGGCTATGTCGACCCTGCGCCCGCTGGCCTCGATTACGCGACCGAGCATGGTGTCTCGGTCGGCCGGCCTTACGACAGTCTCGAGCAGATGATCGACGACGGGCGGCTCGACCTGCTGATGGTGGGCTCGCCGAACCACCTGCATCTCGACCATATTCGCATCGGCCTCGAGCGAGGCATGAAGATCTTTGCCGAAAAGCCGGTCGTCACCACGATCGACGACACCATGGCGCTGGCCGAGCTCATTGCCAGATATGGCTCGGACAATGTCATGGTCGGCCTCGTGCTGCGCTATGCCCCGCTCTATGTCGATCTCCGCAAGGCGCAGGCCGAAGGCAAGCTCGGCGACATTGCCGCCATCGAGGCATCGGAGACCATACCGCCCTACCACGGCGCCTTTTTCATGCGCGACTGGCGGCGCTACGAGAAATATTCGGGCAGCTTCATGCTCGAGAAATGCTGCCACGATCTCGATCTCTACAACGGCGTCATGGGCTGCCGCCCGCGCTACGTGTCGAGCTTCGGTGGCCGTCGCTCCTTCGTGCCCCAGAATGCGCCCCAGGGTGCCGGCGCCAACGATCTCGAGGTCTATCACCGCAAGCCGTCCGGCTGGATGGGCTCCGAAAAGGTCTTCGACAGCGACGGTGACATCATCGATTTCCAGACCGCGATGGTTCAATACGAGAACGGCGCGGCGCTGACTTTCCACACCAATCTCAACGTGCCCCACGATTTCCGCCGCTTCGCGGTCATCGGCGCCAGGGGCATGGCGGAAGGCGATTTCATTCGCAACTACTTCCAGGTCACCGACAGCCGCACCTCGGAACGCCTCGAGGACAAGACCTACCAGATGTCCGATCTCAGCCAGCATTACGGCGCCGACGAACAGATGGCCGAGGACATCCTCAAGCATCTGGTCGAGGGCGTGCCGCTTCCGGTCTCCGTGGTGGACGCTCTGGAGGCGGGGCTCCTGGCGCTGTCGATGGACGAGGCGATGCGAACCCGTTCCGTTGTCGACATGACCCCGATCTGGCAGCGCTTCGACGCCGCGCTCGGACGACGGGGCTGA
- a CDS encoding M81 family metallopeptidase: MRIFTAALATETNTFSPIAIDKRAFEASLHAKPGLHPATPTLCTAPITVGREVCAREGWTLIEGTASWADPAGLVAQATYEELRDEIIGQLQDAMPVDAVVLGLHGAMVAQGYDDPEGDLLSRVRAIVGPDVLVCAELDPHSHLTEKRAEAADFFVYFKEFPHTDFVDRARDLWAIAVRTLKGDVRPAMSVFDCRMIDVFPTSKQPMRGFVDRLSTLEATTEGLLSLSVVHGFMAGDVPEMGTKIVAVTDNRPDLGAALASQLGMELFAMRGTFMVSQVDEATAVSAALAAPRGPVVIADVWDNPGGGTAGDATVILAELMARGAGDVAVGTIWDPIAVQICFAAGEGAVIPLRFGAKSAPFTGSPIDAQVTVRRLVRNAEMKFGDSFAPFGDAAWVHFDGIDVILNSTRAQSFDPSLFSALGIDPTDRKILLIKSTNHFYESFSKIASEIVYCSAGKPYPNRPAETDYRKARRTIWPMVDDPWR; encoded by the coding sequence TTGCGCATTTTCACCGCGGCTCTCGCTACCGAAACCAATACGTTTTCGCCCATTGCCATCGACAAGCGGGCCTTCGAGGCGTCCCTGCATGCCAAGCCGGGACTTCATCCGGCGACGCCGACCCTGTGCACCGCGCCGATCACCGTGGGCCGCGAGGTCTGCGCGCGGGAAGGCTGGACGCTGATCGAGGGCACGGCAAGCTGGGCAGATCCGGCCGGGCTCGTGGCGCAGGCGACCTACGAGGAATTGCGCGACGAGATCATCGGGCAGTTGCAGGACGCTATGCCCGTCGATGCCGTGGTGCTCGGTCTGCACGGCGCCATGGTGGCGCAGGGTTACGACGATCCGGAAGGCGATCTCCTGAGCAGGGTGCGCGCCATTGTCGGCCCCGATGTGCTCGTCTGCGCAGAGCTCGATCCGCACAGTCATCTCACCGAAAAGCGGGCGGAAGCGGCCGATTTCTTCGTCTACTTCAAGGAGTTCCCGCATACCGATTTCGTCGATCGGGCGCGGGATTTGTGGGCGATTGCGGTGCGGACGCTCAAGGGCGACGTGCGACCGGCGATGAGCGTGTTCGACTGCCGCATGATCGACGTGTTCCCCACGAGCAAGCAGCCGATGCGGGGATTTGTGGACAGGCTATCAACATTGGAAGCCACCACCGAGGGGCTGCTGTCACTCTCGGTGGTTCATGGCTTCATGGCGGGCGATGTTCCCGAGATGGGAACCAAGATCGTCGCCGTCACCGACAACCGTCCTGACCTCGGCGCGGCGCTCGCGAGCCAACTGGGCATGGAGCTCTTCGCCATGCGCGGGACGTTCATGGTCAGCCAGGTGGACGAGGCCACGGCCGTGTCGGCAGCACTGGCCGCGCCGCGGGGTCCCGTGGTCATCGCCGATGTCTGGGACAATCCCGGAGGGGGCACCGCCGGCGACGCAACGGTGATCCTGGCAGAACTCATGGCGCGCGGCGCCGGGGACGTGGCCGTGGGCACGATCTGGGACCCGATCGCTGTCCAGATCTGTTTTGCCGCCGGCGAAGGCGCGGTGATCCCGCTCAGGTTCGGTGCCAAGTCAGCGCCGTTCACCGGCAGCCCGATCGATGCGCAGGTGACGGTCAGGCGCCTGGTGCGCAATGCCGAGATGAAATTCGGCGACAGCTTCGCGCCGTTCGGGGACGCCGCCTGGGTGCATTTCGACGGTATCGACGTGATCCTCAATTCCACCCGGGCGCAGAGTTTTGATCCGAGCCTCTTCTCGGCGCTGGGTATCGACCCGACGGACCGCAAGATCCTGCTGATCAAATCGACCAACCACTTTTACGAATCGTTCTCGAAAATCGCTTCCGAGATCGTCTACTGCTCGGCCGGAAAGCCCTACCCGAACCGCCCTGCGGAGACGGACTACCGCAAGGCGCGACGGACCATCTGGCCCATGGTGGACGATCCCTGGCGGTAG
- a CDS encoding ABC transporter substrate-binding protein — MNKTIGLVTVSLLALTSATTGAFAQDVKEISFINCGDELTAGYAEYFAEWEAENPGFKVAPEVVGWGQCQDKVTTLAAAGTPVALAYVGSRTLKQFAMNDLIVPVPMTDEEKASYYNYVPDTVTFDGTQWGVPVAFSTKALFWNKDLFEEAGLDPETPPKTWAEKIAFAKQVTDNTDAAGYGLVAKTFDNTMHQFLHWVYTNNGSVIDADGNITLNSPQNLAALEAIKEIVPYSEEGPTAYEQNEVRAIWLDGGVAMIEASVNAGILADEAGMNWGVAPLPGGPDSQGPGTLLITDALAVFKGTGVEEQAISLAKYITDGERQWAAEMAQGLTPLRPLQPQTDELVAEKPYWKPFLDGIEFGGPEPLFTDYIGLQNVMIEMVQSVVTGAAEPQAALETAAAELEQYK, encoded by the coding sequence ATGAACAAGACTATCGGTTTGGTGACCGTGTCATTGCTGGCTTTGACCAGCGCCACGACCGGCGCCTTTGCCCAGGACGTGAAGGAAATTTCCTTCATCAACTGCGGTGACGAGCTGACCGCCGGCTACGCCGAATACTTCGCCGAGTGGGAAGCAGAGAATCCCGGCTTCAAGGTTGCGCCCGAAGTGGTGGGCTGGGGCCAGTGCCAGGACAAGGTGACCACGCTTGCCGCCGCTGGCACGCCGGTTGCCCTCGCCTATGTCGGTTCGCGCACGCTCAAGCAGTTCGCGATGAACGATCTGATCGTCCCCGTGCCGATGACGGACGAAGAAAAGGCGTCCTATTACAACTACGTTCCCGACACCGTGACCTTTGATGGCACCCAGTGGGGCGTGCCGGTGGCTTTCTCCACCAAGGCCCTGTTCTGGAACAAGGACCTGTTCGAGGAAGCCGGTCTCGATCCGGAAACGCCGCCCAAGACCTGGGCTGAAAAGATCGCTTTCGCAAAGCAGGTCACCGACAATACCGACGCTGCCGGCTATGGCCTTGTCGCCAAGACCTTCGACAACACCATGCACCAGTTCCTGCACTGGGTTTACACCAACAACGGCTCGGTGATCGACGCCGACGGCAACATCACGCTCAACTCGCCGCAGAACCTGGCCGCTCTCGAAGCGATCAAGGAAATCGTTCCCTATTCTGAAGAAGGCCCGACCGCCTACGAACAGAATGAAGTGCGCGCCATCTGGCTCGATGGCGGCGTCGCCATGATCGAGGCCTCGGTCAACGCAGGTATTCTCGCCGACGAAGCCGGCATGAACTGGGGCGTGGCTCCGCTTCCTGGCGGCCCGGATTCCCAGGGTCCCGGCACGCTGCTGATCACCGACGCGCTGGCCGTGTTCAAGGGCACGGGCGTCGAGGAACAGGCCATCAGCCTTGCCAAGTACATCACCGATGGTGAACGCCAGTGGGCTGCTGAAATGGCCCAGGGTCTGACCCCGCTGCGTCCGCTGCAGCCGCAGACCGATGAGCTCGTCGCCGAGAAGCCTTACTGGAAGCCGTTCCTCGACGGTATCGAGTTCGGTGGTCCCGAGCCGCTGTTCACCGACTATATCGGTCTGCAGAACGTGATGATCGAAATGGTTCAGTCGGTGGTCACCGGCGCCGCCGAGCCGCAGGCCGCTCTCGAAACGGCTGCCGCCGAGCTCGAGCAGTACAAGTAA
- a CDS encoding MurR/RpiR family transcriptional regulator, translated as MLDIVGLLQTEKDAFTRSERALTEIVLADVDSVLKMSIVDLAAHADVSPPTVTRFCRRLGCDSYADFKVRLAQSRFVGQRYFAPSSGPSSVHEIAQGVVNGIQSTIYDAFEHLDFDAIERAAESLVKSSFVLSFGSGGSSSMIANEAEARLFRLGLKVSASTDHQVQMMRAASAPSGTVVLAFSLSGNNLPLAKALAVAGEYGLTRIVVSRAGSALAEQADVLLPVHWRENQDILRPTPGRYAFLATLDILSQTIAARLGPSAIASMRRIKHQLVVLRDGDDAQPLGD; from the coding sequence ATGCTGGATATCGTGGGACTGCTACAGACCGAGAAGGATGCGTTCACCCGCTCCGAGCGCGCCCTCACCGAAATCGTGCTGGCCGACGTCGATAGCGTGCTCAAGATGAGCATCGTCGATCTTGCCGCTCACGCCGATGTGTCGCCGCCTACAGTGACCCGCTTTTGTCGTCGGCTCGGATGCGACAGCTATGCCGACTTCAAGGTCCGGCTCGCCCAGTCCCGCTTTGTCGGCCAGCGCTATTTTGCGCCCTCCTCCGGCCCGTCCAGCGTGCACGAGATCGCGCAGGGCGTCGTCAACGGCATTCAGTCCACCATCTACGACGCCTTCGAACATCTCGATTTCGACGCCATCGAGCGCGCCGCTGAATCTCTGGTCAAGTCGAGCTTTGTCCTGAGCTTCGGCTCGGGAGGCTCGTCCTCGATGATCGCCAACGAGGCCGAGGCGCGCCTCTTTCGCCTCGGCCTCAAGGTCAGCGCATCCACCGATCACCAGGTGCAGATGATGCGCGCCGCATCGGCCCCATCAGGCACTGTGGTGCTCGCCTTTTCGCTCTCGGGCAACAATCTGCCGCTGGCCAAGGCGCTCGCAGTGGCAGGCGAATACGGCCTCACCCGCATCGTGGTGTCGCGTGCCGGGTCGGCGCTGGCCGAACAGGCCGATGTCCTGCTGCCGGTGCATTGGCGCGAGAACCAGGACATCCTCCGTCCCACCCCCGGCCGCTACGCGTTTCTCGCCACGCTCGACATCCTGAGCCAGACGATCGCCGCCCGGCTGGGCCCCTCAGCCATCGCCAGCATGCGCCGCATCAAGCACCAGCTCGTGGTCCTCCGAGACGGCGACGACGCCCAGCCGCTGGGGGATTGA
- a CDS encoding carbohydrate ABC transporter permease, translating to MTSTRSATLFALALLAPALIYILTIVAYPLFDTIVLSFTNASLRQEYDFVGWANYQRIFGAGNFTDVIIRTFIWTFFSVSLKMVIGMFGAVLLNAAIPGQALFRILTMPPWIVPMAIGIFMWGWMYNGQFGMISGLLQNFGLTKGPIAFLAYGNTAFWATIVTDVWIGVPMVTIYFLAAMQSIPRDLHEAAWTDGAGRFYRFRRITLPLMIPAIITMSLLSLIATFNSFDIIWILTQGGPSGSTTTMIIDTYRTAIGSRKYGEGAARAVVISIFVTIFCIVYFRAVRKLQQGEAK from the coding sequence ATGACCAGCACAAGAAGCGCAACACTCTTTGCCCTCGCCCTGCTGGCCCCGGCATTGATCTACATCCTCACCATCGTCGCCTACCCGCTGTTCGACACGATCGTGCTGAGCTTCACCAATGCCTCGCTCAGGCAGGAATACGACTTCGTCGGCTGGGCCAACTACCAGCGCATCTTCGGCGCTGGTAACTTCACCGATGTCATCATCCGCACCTTCATCTGGACCTTCTTTTCGGTCTCGCTGAAAATGGTCATCGGCATGTTCGGCGCCGTCTTGCTGAACGCCGCCATTCCCGGACAGGCGCTGTTCCGCATCCTGACCATGCCGCCCTGGATCGTGCCCATGGCCATCGGCATCTTCATGTGGGGCTGGATGTATAACGGCCAGTTCGGGATGATCTCGGGCCTCCTGCAGAATTTCGGCCTGACCAAGGGCCCGATCGCCTTCCTCGCCTATGGCAACACGGCCTTCTGGGCCACGATCGTCACCGACGTGTGGATCGGCGTACCCATGGTCACCATCTATTTCCTGGCCGCCATGCAGTCGATCCCGCGCGACCTGCACGAAGCGGCCTGGACTGACGGGGCAGGGCGCTTCTACCGGTTCCGCCGCATCACGCTGCCGCTGATGATCCCGGCCATCATCACCATGAGCCTGCTTTCGCTCATCGCCACCTTCAACTCCTTCGACATCATCTGGATCCTCACCCAGGGCGGCCCGTCCGGATCGACGACCACGATGATCATCGACACCTACCGGACCGCCATCGGTTCCCGGAAATATGGCGAGGGCGCCGCGCGCGCCGTGGTCATCTCGATCTTCGTGACCATCTTCTGCATCGTCTACTTCCGCGCCGTCCGGAAACTCCAGCAGGGAGAAGCCAAATGA